The region CTATCTGTTTATTAGCTGTCGATTAAAGGCATGAGCTTTTTCGAGATTGAGTTCTaattcttgaaaaaagaaaaggttgtccTTGTCTTCCTATTGCtctaggaggaggaggatcgccaagtgatatatatataaaaaaaaagaggtttttacacattattattattattattattattattatggtgaGAACCCTAGACCCATCACCATTAGATCCTCGTATAAAATCTAAGGGTATGCTCTAACCACAGGTACAATGTCTATAACTATTTCAGTCAAAACCCTAGACCCATCACCATTTTACCGCATGTTCACCTCAAAGCCAATAACGATGGATATGATCATCTCCAAAGAGTTTGCATTAGCAGTCCTAGAAAAGCGTAGTAGCATtgtctcttctcttcttttcttctctctctctctctctctttaatgGTGTTGTCTCCCCTTTTTTTGTGTTCAATTTCTAATGGATGGCCCTGAGCTCTACCGACTCCTTTTCCTGGGAGTGGGGACACAGGGAGTACACAATAGAGGGTCCTGCACGGCCTAGTAGTactagatccaacggtcgacaTGTTCACGTGTGCCAGTCCATTGTTTTTTACTTCGTCGAACTCCTCCTACAGAGTTTCTCACTCTTTATAAAATAGAATAGCCCTATGAACGTCATACTTCTCCTCCTATCCAATGTGTCTGTGTCCATATAAACACAGTCTATCTAACGTGGCAGGTGGCCATGATTTTAATGGAGGGAAGGGAGCATGACTTCAAAACCATATAATATTGCAAAATGTCTGCCTAAAGCTGAGCACATTCATTCAAGTTCTACAGACTAGCGTGGGTACTCATTCCTTCGTGCTCACTAGAGCACGGAGCACTCCCTTAATGCTTTAATTCACATTGAACATTGTGCTTAAGAGTGAGGAGTTTGACCTAATGCATGGCATGCTCTCTCGTTAGTTTTTAGCAGTCAAGACATGGACTTGGCTTCAATGGTCAATGAAAACCGGTCCAGATCTGGTACCCTAGAATTGAGGGGTTGAAGTTGTTTAATGTTCCACAGATGGGACCGTCAATATTCACATTAGGGTTTGCCATGGAGACCAGGGGACTAGaggtaaaaaacaaaagaaaagccaAAGGAAAGCAGAACAAAATGATTGATCAAATCAGAGAAATAAAGCAGTACTAATTTAAACTTACTAATTATTAGTAGAAAACATGTAATGATTTCTCCGACATACCGTGGAGGAGAGAAAAGAGACTGCCGTTGGGGAAATAATCATATACAAGTAGCCTTTCCTCCTTAGCCTGAAAATAAGCCCTGAGTGGGACCAGGATGGGATGCCTTAGCCTACCAAGCAGTTCCATGTGTCTCCTAAAATCCTCAAGCCTAGGATATCTTGAATCTTTTAACCTTTTAACGGTCACGATGAACCCAGACTCCATCACAGCTTTGTATGTACTCCCTATAGTACCCCTCCCCAAAGTCTCAGCTGACGCCTTCAATAAATCCTCTAAGCTGTAACACATCTTCTGATCCCCTGCACCCAAGAACACCAGACTCCCTAACCCCTCACCCTCCCATGAAAACCCCCTCTGTCTCCCACCACCATTACCATCCATGCCGCCGCCTCCTCTGCCGCCGCCTCCTAATGCTTCTCCTCCTCTTTCAGCACCAACCACCCCTTCAACCGATGACCCCTCTTTCTTGGGGCCATTCTCGAAACAAAAACAGCGTGCCAAAAGTAGACAAATTATAACAAACATAAACCCGCCAACACTTCCTGCTACAATCTTGATTATCTTGCTATGGTTGGAGGATGGTTTTGAAGTTGGAGAAGTTGGACTTGGAGATGGTCCTAAATTTAGATTGTTGCAAGGATTTTGAATTTGTACCCCACAAAGATTGAGATTACCAATGAATGAGGATGTGTTGAACCTAATCAATGACGAGGTTACAGGAATTTGACCAGAGAGTTGATTGTTGGACACATTGAAGAATCTTAGACTGGTTTGGTTCAAAGGAGGGATTGCCCCAGTGAACTTATTATCTTCCAAGTAGAGAACATACAAACGACTGAGTTTGAGGAGGGACGCTGGGATTGGACCAGAGATTTGGTTTTGCGCTAAAACTATGACTTTTAAACGGTGTAGGCCTGTAATGGAATCTGGGAAATCACTGGAGAAGTTGTTGGTTTGAAGGAAGAGAGATTTGAGATTGACGAGGCCAGAAAGACTTGGGATTTGGCCTGAAAGTGAGTTCCCTTTGAAGCTCAAGACTCGAAGTTGATCTAATTGGTTTAGGATTTTGGCATCTAGAGTACCACTCAGGTTTTGGTACTCTACAACAAGCTTTGTGACCCTTCCATTCTTGCATTCTTTGACACCTTGCCATTTGCACACATTGATTCCTTGTTGCCATGAGAGGGAGTTTAGAGGATCAATGGCTGATTTGAGGGTTAAAAGAGCCTCAGCATCGCCTGATCTAACTGGGGAAAGAAGTGAAACAACACACAAGTATAACAATGAGAGGAGAAATGGATACCTCGAAACGAGAGGTTCCATCTTAATCTTTGAATtgaatgttttttgaaaagttgaCTCTAGAAAAGAATGGAGGATTAGTAATTAAAACAGAATCTCTGAGATCATGGTCTTAACTCTTAATCGAGACTCTTGACAGGAAATATTGGACTTTGATTAAATTTTGGTTCTTTGTTTCCAAAAAGAGCTGAAGAACACCAAAACCTATAAATACAGGGTATCTTTGATGTGCTTACCTTGTTCTAGTAGTAAAATCTTTCCGAGGAACTAAAAGGCCAAAAACACTTTCAGGTCCTTTTTTGGcgcttttaattaaaatttgccCAGTCACTTTCAAAACACCGAATCTTCAAGAACTACCATTAACATAACATACCGTCATAAGACTTGAGAGCTGGAAGAACCATCTCCATCAAAGAAGACGCGCCAAAATTTTAGTCATTTTTAGTTGACTGAATAAAAACAGCTGGGCAGCTTGGAAGTAAAATTTTGAAGCAGAAACATGCGGGCAGTAATGGAAGCTCGCCTGCTAACTCAGGTCATTGGATGGGGATTTAAGGCCAACG is a window of Populus nigra chromosome 10, ddPopNigr1.1, whole genome shotgun sequence DNA encoding:
- the LOC133704233 gene encoding inactive leucine-rich repeat receptor-like serine/threonine-protein kinase At1g60630, which codes for MEPLVSRYPFLLSLLYLCVVSLLSPVRSGDAEALLTLKSAIDPLNSLSWQQGINVCKWQGVKECKNGRVTKLVVEYQNLSGTLDAKILNQLDQLRVLSFKGNSLSGQIPSLSGLVNLKSLFLQTNNFSSDFPDSITGLHRLKVIVLAQNQISGPIPASLLKLSRLYVLYLEDNKFTGAIPPLNQTSLRFFNVSNNQLSGQIPVTSSLIRFNTSSFIGNLNLCGVQIQNPCNNLNLGPSPSPTSPTSKPSSNHSKIIKIVAGSVGGFMFVIICLLLARCFCFENGPKKEGSSVEGVVGAERGGEALGGGGRGGGGMDGNGGGRQRGFSWEGEGLGSLVFLGAGDQKMCYSLEDLLKASAETLGRGTIGSTYKAVMESGFIVTVKRLKDSRYPRLEDFRRHMELLGRLRHPILVPLRAYFQAKEERLLVYDYFPNGSLFSLLHGTRTSGGGKPLHWTSCLKIAEDLATGLLYIHQNPGSTHGNLKSSNVLLGPEFESCLTDYGLTTFRNPDSLEEPSATSLFYRAPEIRDVRKPPTQPADVYSFGVLLLELLTGKTPFQDLVQEHGPDIPRWVRSVREEETESGDDPASGYEAAEEKLQALVNIAMACVSLTPENRPSMRDVLKMIRDARAEAQVSSNSSDYSPGRWSDTVQSLPREEHLTI